From Staphylothermus hellenicus DSM 12710, a single genomic window includes:
- a CDS encoding phosphoribosyltransferase, with the protein MGRKVSGRKIKVRIPTQAEINYMAERINKIYSSPKLNKLKARLMASEVLRLLKPSFSYKSLSILTGIPESVLCRYVRGNIIPSYEQAVNILAKISLSVDIDYLLRELVEREKSTIIDLSRVLKDPYIIRLLTIMLILELGGRDITKIIATAEAVLPLATMIGLEINTPIVLVKRRAYPGVKYYSAIIVRSPKVSETLHLDKDLVNKRDNVLILADVVYTGKTLSGVISLLERARAKISDIIVILALGDRWKTRLEEYNVKPLTKIPYPF; encoded by the coding sequence TTGGGCCGCAAAGTATCAGGTAGAAAAATAAAGGTTAGAATTCCCACTCAAGCAGAGATAAACTATATGGCTGAGAGAATAAATAAGATATATAGTTCGCCGAAGCTTAACAAGTTAAAAGCAAGGTTAATGGCTAGTGAGGTTCTAAGACTGTTAAAACCCAGCTTCTCCTATAAATCATTATCAATACTTACAGGAATACCTGAATCAGTATTGTGCCGCTATGTTCGTGGAAACATTATTCCAAGCTATGAACAAGCAGTTAATATTCTAGCTAAAATATCTTTATCCGTAGATATAGATTACCTATTAAGAGAACTTGTTGAAAGAGAGAAAAGCACCATTATTGATTTATCACGTGTTCTCAAAGACCCATATATTATAAGATTGTTAACTATCATGTTGATACTCGAGCTCGGAGGTAGGGATATAACGAAAATAATAGCTACAGCTGAAGCAGTATTACCATTAGCAACTATGATCGGGTTAGAAATAAATACACCAATAGTATTAGTTAAGAGAAGAGCGTATCCAGGAGTAAAATATTATAGTGCAATAATTGTTAGATCACCTAAGGTATCCGAAACACTACACCTAGACAAAGACCTTGTCAATAAAAGAGATAACGTCCTAATATTAGCGGATGTAGTATATACTGGTAAAACACTTAGCGGAGTAATAAGTTTACTGGAGAGAGCCCGGGCAAAGATCTCGGATATAATAGTTATACTAGCACTCGGAGATAGATGGAAGACAAGGCTGGAAGAATACAATGTTAAACCATTAACAAAGATACCATACCCCTTCTAA
- a CDS encoding ACT domain-containing protein, giving the protein MKIREIVKVDSKGRITIPLTIREALDIRERMTVLLIADKERKEIIVSPIPERAKLIELTIRVEDRPGVLAELTRELANKGIDIIATKCIVLKRGEMGECYMVVDLSRSLITNLRELEEALQKLEPVREARAQEIHS; this is encoded by the coding sequence ATGAAGATAAGGGAGATCGTGAAAGTTGATTCTAAGGGTAGAATAACTATACCCCTAACAATACGTGAAGCCCTAGATATAAGAGAGAGAATGACTGTTCTATTAATAGCTGATAAAGAAAGGAAAGAAATAATAGTTTCTCCAATACCTGAAAGAGCAAAACTTATAGAGTTAACGATTAGAGTAGAGGATCGGCCGGGTGTATTAGCTGAGCTTACAAGAGAACTAGCTAATAAAGGAATAGATATCATAGCGACAAAATGCATAGTGTTGAAACGAGGAGAAATGGGAGAATGCTATATGGTAGTCGACTTATCCCGCTCACTAATAACTAACCTGAGAGAATTAGAGGAAGCACTGCAAAAGCTGGAACCGGTAAGAGAAGCAAGAGCACAAGAAATACATAGCTAA
- a CDS encoding DUF72 domain-containing protein has protein sequence MGKIVKIGCCGFPVSRRKYYVIHRLVELQKTFYNLPSRKWAEKIRAEAPREFEFTVKAWQVITHPHRSPTWRKLQNKPAGNIENYGWLKPTNENIEALTKTLEIADVLGAKIIVLQTPGSMPYSEESKKWVYEFFDKAGETVSNNYLLGWEPRGEWAKHISEYREILREHRIIHVVDPFRYESVSIVDGIAYYRLHGIGGGEVNYRYKYSVEDLEKLASILEKTVFETAYVLFNNVYMLDDSRKFKEILRKHPSLTPV, from the coding sequence TTGGGTAAAATAGTGAAGATAGGCTGCTGCGGATTCCCTGTCTCTAGGAGAAAATACTATGTAATACATCGATTAGTAGAGCTGCAAAAAACATTTTATAATCTACCAAGTAGGAAATGGGCCGAGAAAATCAGGGCTGAAGCCCCTCGAGAATTCGAGTTCACAGTTAAAGCATGGCAAGTAATAACTCATCCACATAGAAGCCCTACATGGAGAAAACTCCAAAACAAACCAGCCGGTAATATTGAAAACTATGGATGGCTTAAACCTACAAATGAAAATATTGAAGCATTAACGAAAACATTGGAGATAGCAGATGTTCTAGGAGCTAAAATCATAGTTTTACAAACACCTGGATCAATGCCTTACAGTGAAGAATCAAAGAAATGGGTATATGAATTCTTTGATAAAGCAGGAGAAACTGTTTCTAACAATTATTTGCTTGGATGGGAACCGAGGGGTGAGTGGGCTAAGCATATAAGTGAGTATAGGGAGATCCTCCGCGAACACCGCATAATACATGTTGTCGACCCCTTTAGATACGAATCTGTAAGCATAGTTGATGGGATCGCGTATTATAGGTTACACGGGATAGGAGGGGGCGAAGTAAATTATAGGTATAAGTATAGTGTTGAAGACCTAGAGAAACTAGCATCAATATTGGAAAAAACAGTTTTTGAAACAGCATATGTATTATTCAACAACGTATATATGCTAGATGATTCTAGGAAGTTCAAGGAAATACTGAGAAAACACCCCAGCTTAACGCCTGTGTAA
- a CDS encoding helix-turn-helix domain-containing protein, translated as MLTINYLFISMKRNNIFMKTILAGVDALNIEDLSKEKIEEIINDYRKGLPVKEIVKKHKIYLALLYEILRKYNIPLRKTEKQKMPTHKRKKKAIIKKIVKMYRRKMSIYKISKQLGLPTSTVYYILKRQGLKK; from the coding sequence ATGCTAACTATCAATTATCTATTTATAAGTATGAAAAGAAATAATATATTTATGAAAACAATCCTAGCAGGTGTTGATGCCTTGAACATAGAGGATCTAAGCAAGGAGAAAATAGAGGAAATAATAAATGATTACAGGAAAGGATTACCCGTGAAGGAGATAGTTAAGAAACACAAAATATACTTAGCCCTCCTCTACGAAATACTGAGAAAATACAATATACCATTAAGGAAAACAGAAAAACAAAAAATGCCAACACATAAGAGGAAAAAGAAAGCAATCATAAAGAAAATAGTTAAAATGTATAGGAGAAAAATGAGCATATATAAGATAAGCAAACAACTAGGATTACCAACATCAACAGTATACTATATACTGAAGAGGCAAGGACTCAAAAAATAA
- a CDS encoding DUF367 family protein, with the protein MPRIMVIYYREDDPRKNTALKMIRKNLAIHVFPRRIHGSPIILDPYSNKYLGPWDSVYVEKYGVVVVDASWKKLVPRKTSMIKGRHRRLPPLLPGNPINYGKPCILSSIEAAAATLYITGFIEAYRKLLGLYKWMKTFHTLNSEVLEAYRRTKSINKLLETIKDYWGEKPPC; encoded by the coding sequence TTGCCCAGGATAATGGTTATTTATTATCGAGAAGACGATCCCCGTAAGAATACTGCTTTAAAAATGATCCGTAAAAACCTAGCCATACATGTATTTCCACGTAGAATACATGGTTCACCGATAATACTTGACCCCTACAGCAACAAGTATTTGGGGCCATGGGATAGCGTATATGTGGAGAAATATGGTGTAGTAGTTGTTGATGCTAGCTGGAAAAAACTGGTTCCTAGAAAAACCTCTATGATCAAGGGGCGACATAGAAGGCTCCCACCCCTCCTACCAGGTAATCCGATAAACTATGGTAAACCATGTATATTATCAAGTATTGAAGCAGCAGCTGCAACACTATATATAACAGGTTTTATTGAAGCATATAGGAAACTACTTGGACTATACAAGTGGATGAAAACATTTCATACATTAAACAGTGAAGTATTAGAAGCATATCGTAGAACAAAATCAATTAATAAATTATTAGAAACAATAAAGGATTACTGGGGAGAAAAACCTCCATGCTAA
- a CDS encoding Lrp/AsnC ligand binding domain-containing protein: protein MAKAGAIVLIQTDIGAESRVMEELVKVPEITEAYIVYGIYDIIVKIEAESLEKIREVITNRIRKLPDIRTTSTMVIVEERIKKQ from the coding sequence TTGGCTAAAGCTGGAGCAATAGTCCTTATCCAAACAGATATTGGCGCGGAATCACGTGTTATGGAGGAACTCGTTAAAGTACCTGAGATCACGGAGGCATACATAGTTTATGGAATATACGATATAATAGTTAAGATCGAGGCTGAAAGCCTCGAGAAGATAAGAGAAGTAATAACCAACAGGATCAGGAAGCTCCCAGATATTAGGACGACTAGTACAATGGTTATTGTTGAGGAGAGAATTAAGAAGCAGTAA
- a CDS encoding mechanosensitive ion channel family protein: MSDQLNLTSGFTWLENIDWLGILSATIILGVGLFISIIAKKITYRVSIRFMPQTIAYNLARIIYYTLVTIFAVSALSILGINLTGLVIAGGFLGIILGFALQSITANLVSGIFLYWERPLKPGDFVDVNGQLGIVEDISIMSTKIRGLDGVLIRIPNNDVFNSVIKNIGATPARRLEFLVGIAYSEDAEKAYRIIRNELSKHPFILAKPEPDVFVEELGDSSVNIRVRVWVPSSEWYNVKKEIVWRIKKAITDAGIEIPFPQNDVWFRSPLRIIVKKEDSGYENIVGDEKKNS, from the coding sequence TTGAGTGACCAGTTAAATCTTACATCAGGCTTCACATGGTTAGAGAATATAGATTGGCTAGGAATATTGTCTGCAACAATAATATTGGGTGTAGGCTTATTCATCTCAATAATTGCTAAGAAAATAACATATAGGGTATCAATAAGATTTATGCCTCAAACAATAGCTTATAATCTTGCACGAATAATCTATTATACACTAGTAACTATATTCGCAGTATCAGCACTAAGTATTCTAGGAATAAACCTTACAGGACTAGTAATAGCTGGTGGATTCCTAGGCATAATACTTGGCTTCGCACTGCAAAGTATAACAGCAAACCTAGTATCAGGGATATTCCTCTATTGGGAGAGGCCTTTGAAACCAGGTGATTTCGTAGATGTTAATGGGCAGCTGGGAATTGTTGAGGACATATCAATAATGTCCACTAAGATCAGGGGTTTAGACGGCGTATTAATAAGAATACCGAATAATGATGTATTCAACTCAGTTATTAAAAACATTGGAGCAACACCTGCTAGAAGACTAGAATTCCTTGTCGGAATAGCTTATAGTGAGGATGCTGAGAAAGCATACCGGATTATTAGGAACGAACTATCCAAGCACCCATTCATACTGGCTAAGCCGGAGCCAGATGTTTTTGTTGAAGAACTAGGGGATAGTAGTGTAAATATAAGAGTTAGAGTATGGGTTCCAAGTAGTGAATGGTATAATGTGAAAAAGGAGATTGTTTGGAGGATTAAGAAAGCAATAACTGATGCAGGCATAGAGATACCGTTCCCGCAAAACGATGTATGGTTTAGGTCGCCGCTGAGAATAATTGTTAAGAAAGAAGATAGTGGCTATGAAAATATTGTGGGTGATGAGAAAAAGAATAGTTAA
- a CDS encoding DUF432 domain-containing protein — translation MVSAVVLNGYGVLGIGKEYVVDKYTLSLERVGDEIVVYRRSINDDVLVEQKIVGFDKVLITPFYPVLLPRRVTSFILVDFSEKIRLAPNSYTEIYIYVPVDIAVYVYRDNSFDIIDVIEGTDPKYALYGSTSMGVIARYSVSKTYISEPEPVFGKAVSLLKINNTLDEWVLFTQILLDSNNLALYYREKSWKAYTQEINVTINSKTTASIKYGRSFRKGLKRIDDPKDFKPPRISPGTEMLWGI, via the coding sequence ATGGTTTCTGCAGTGGTTTTGAATGGTTATGGTGTTCTGGGTATTGGTAAAGAATACGTTGTTGATAAATATACGTTGTCTCTGGAGAGGGTTGGGGATGAGATTGTTGTTTATCGTAGATCTATTAATGACGATGTTCTGGTTGAGCAGAAAATCGTAGGTTTTGATAAGGTTTTAATTACACCATTCTATCCTGTCCTATTACCTCGTAGAGTAACTAGTTTTATCCTCGTAGATTTCTCGGAGAAGATAAGGCTTGCCCCCAACTCATATACTGAGATCTACATATATGTGCCCGTTGATATTGCGGTATATGTTTATCGAGACAATAGCTTTGATATAATAGATGTTATTGAGGGAACTGATCCAAAATATGCATTATATGGATCAACGAGTATGGGTGTTATCGCTAGATATAGTGTTTCAAAAACATATATATCTGAGCCAGAACCGGTTTTTGGAAAAGCAGTTTCACTACTGAAAATAAATAATACACTGGATGAATGGGTATTGTTCACACAGATCCTCCTCGATTCAAATAATCTCGCATTATATTACCGGGAGAAATCATGGAAAGCTTATACTCAAGAAATAAATGTAACTATAAACTCTAAAACAACTGCCTCAATAAAATACGGTAGATCTTTTAGGAAAGGCCTTAAAAGAATAGATGATCCAAAAGATTTTAAACCTCCACGTATAAGTCCTGGAACCGAAATGCTGTGGGGGATATAG
- a CDS encoding glycosyltransferase yields the protein MKTVFLAWGRIGRRTVELSRELGSYLLFIPDKPPYLKAYFKTIKFLSRFQPKTVILQLPQGPLLFSSIMHRKKHHYNVVADVHTGFSIYDSWKSLILNKPFHCFLKYCELVIAHNDPFREYLVKTKGLDPERVVTVYDPFPKIPENPRKPINIDVEPFKYIVFPAAWDPDENLEFIVREYLSSTASRTYKLLLTGNYNRRKRLAEKIRRSSDKIVLTGYVGNREYYWILKYSKLVVTGTTREYTMLSSIWESLALEKPFITSYTYTLGKILGKNTLYYTYKEGSLRKLLDTCLNNNACLVYLRKRITTLKENMKTLSRNSIEKLRIIINRLNEL from the coding sequence GTGAAAACAGTGTTTTTAGCTTGGGGTAGAATTGGTAGAAGAACTGTTGAGTTATCTAGGGAGCTAGGCTCCTACTTATTATTTATACCTGATAAACCCCCATATTTGAAAGCATATTTTAAAACAATAAAGTTCTTATCAAGATTTCAGCCTAAAACGGTAATTCTCCAATTGCCGCAGGGGCCGTTATTATTTAGTTCTATTATGCATAGGAAAAAACATCATTATAATGTTGTAGCAGATGTTCATACAGGTTTCTCCATATATGATTCTTGGAAAAGCCTTATTCTTAATAAACCATTTCATTGTTTTCTCAAATACTGCGAACTAGTTATAGCACATAATGATCCTTTCCGAGAATACCTAGTTAAAACTAAAGGGTTAGATCCTGAGAGAGTGGTCACCGTATATGATCCCTTCCCTAAAATCCCTGAAAACCCTAGAAAACCCATTAATATAGATGTTGAACCATTCAAATACATTGTTTTCCCAGCAGCATGGGATCCCGATGAAAACCTGGAGTTCATTGTTAGGGAATACTTATCTTCAACCGCTAGTAGAACCTATAAGTTATTGTTAACAGGTAATTATAATAGAAGGAAGAGATTAGCTGAGAAAATAAGGAGAAGTAGCGATAAAATAGTTTTAACAGGCTATGTAGGGAATAGAGAATACTACTGGATCTTAAAATATTCAAAACTAGTAGTTACAGGGACCACTAGAGAATACACAATGCTCTCAAGTATATGGGAATCCCTCGCACTCGAGAAACCATTTATTACGAGCTATACATATACACTTGGCAAGATCCTGGGTAAGAACACATTATACTACACCTATAAGGAGGGTTCTCTTAGGAAACTATTAGATACATGTTTGAATAATAATGCCTGCCTAGTTTATCTGCGGAAAAGAATAACTACATTAAAAGAAAATATGAAAACATTATCTAGGAACAGCATAGAAAAGCTGAGGATAATAATAAATAGACTCAACGAGCTGTGA
- a CDS encoding glycosyltransferase — MRNALVIHTSLSGLGGAEKVSSAIIESLKKMNYYVKLYTMEPTNWKQLINVFNIEPKTLPHEYYNLLPFHIRKFTIYTRLIASKIMESKIKRGYDIVINTHGDALPIATDIVYMHFPGFAAMEYYPHKHRSTGSIINKIYLAGYDFLRRHLTPSFENSTILCNSSFSRAVIKLKLNIDAQVVYPPIDIEFFGKAYFRKKGSEPYNIVSIGRFSPEKNYEFIVEIAKRLRDLKFFIIGSIGNPKNKSYFLKILGLKHKYSLSNLILVPNASHRKLLEILTYSRVLLHTMKYEHFGMAIAEGMVAGLVPVIHRSGGAYYDIIKRDKYGYSYRTIDEAIEKIWEALENYPRIYGKIHDYASKEFGREEFHIRFKKILDSITNQDIIV, encoded by the coding sequence ATGAGGAACGCGTTAGTTATACATACTAGTCTAAGCGGTTTAGGCGGTGCGGAGAAGGTATCATCAGCTATTATCGAGTCATTGAAGAAAATGAATTATTATGTGAAACTATACACAATGGAGCCTACTAATTGGAAACAATTAATCAATGTTTTCAATATAGAACCCAAGACTTTACCCCATGAATACTATAATTTGCTTCCATTCCATATAAGGAAATTCACAATATATACCCGTTTAATAGCCTCTAAAATCATGGAGTCAAAGATCAAGCGGGGATATGATATTGTTATTAACACTCATGGAGACGCATTACCCATAGCTACCGATATAGTATATATGCATTTCCCAGGCTTTGCAGCCATGGAATATTACCCACATAAACATAGAAGCACCGGCTCAATAATTAACAAAATATATCTTGCAGGATACGATTTTTTAAGAAGACATCTAACCCCAAGCTTTGAGAACTCAACTATTCTATGTAATTCTAGTTTTAGCAGAGCAGTCATAAAGCTCAAGCTCAACATAGATGCCCAAGTAGTATATCCACCCATAGATATAGAGTTTTTTGGAAAAGCATATTTTAGGAAAAAAGGAAGTGAACCCTACAATATAGTTTCAATAGGCAGGTTCTCTCCGGAGAAAAACTATGAATTCATTGTTGAGATCGCTAAGAGGCTGAGAGATTTAAAATTCTTTATTATTGGAAGCATTGGTAATCCAAAGAATAAATCTTATTTCCTAAAAATACTTGGTTTAAAACATAAATATAGCTTATCAAACTTAATACTAGTCCCCAATGCTTCTCATAGAAAACTATTAGAAATACTAACATATTCAAGGGTATTACTGCATACTATGAAGTATGAACATTTTGGAATGGCTATAGCGGAGGGAATGGTTGCTGGATTAGTCCCAGTTATTCATAGATCTGGTGGAGCATACTATGATATTATCAAGAGGGATAAATATGGATACTCTTATAGAACCATAGATGAAGCAATTGAAAAAATATGGGAAGCTCTAGAAAATTATCCCAGAATATATGGGAAAATACACGATTATGCTTCCAAGGAGTTTGGCAGGGAAGAATTCCATATAAGATTCAAGAAGATATTAGATTCTATTACAAACCAAGACATTATTGTTTAA
- a CDS encoding alkaline phosphatase family protein, whose translation MHLNKRSGKLAVLGLDGMSREILLYGVEKGYMPTLKRLIDKGMVLRDMDCIPPVTLPSWTSIMTGVNPGKHGIFDFFKYRVVSENKWVAELVTANELEHPRIHETIGLLNGKTRMFLLNIIPGYPLIPVRNAEILQIGFFAPKILSSPPSLLNEYSDYIEAVNTVKFHKTIECEALDKGRELLEVYHGIIEKALRKNYDFYWFATPFPDSLLHKCQIAAKKLSMLNKIYSEIDKIIKDIISATGNIVIVSDHGFKYYRGRIYVNRILYEESFITKPLTSKESGSVDTADKSRDTKMFHVKGTLYKIASSELLRPFSRALLRITRKLFSKLGYNLELEYETGIDFTRSKAFIPADKATAPPRFYIVLNDKSPETINKLKMALRKYNITVKHPQEVFEGPYVNRAPGLVIIPGPDDDKVIVSGTIYSKKISNRGIASHARYGIFGAYFEDNMFNLDLLPNPVPNTIPAPIALLFLGYPISHLTDHIGLLEKIAGSVRTVNVVGRWRMYKKLYSLRTRMLKQ comes from the coding sequence ATGCATCTAAATAAGCGATCAGGGAAACTTGCAGTTCTAGGTCTTGATGGTATGTCTAGAGAGATATTGTTATACGGTGTTGAAAAAGGATATATGCCTACCTTGAAGAGACTGATCGATAAGGGAATGGTTTTGAGGGATATGGATTGTATACCCCCAGTAACACTGCCTTCTTGGACCTCTATTATGACCGGGGTTAATCCTGGAAAACATGGAATATTTGATTTCTTCAAATACAGAGTGGTCTCTGAGAACAAGTGGGTTGCAGAACTAGTAACAGCTAATGAACTAGAGCATCCAAGAATACATGAGACCATAGGCTTATTAAATGGTAAGACCAGAATGTTTCTATTAAACATTATTCCAGGATACCCATTAATACCCGTTAGGAACGCTGAGATCTTACAAATAGGCTTCTTTGCTCCAAAGATATTATCTAGTCCTCCCAGCCTATTGAATGAATACAGTGACTACATAGAAGCTGTAAATACGGTTAAATTCCACAAAACTATTGAATGCGAAGCACTGGATAAGGGTAGAGAACTTCTGGAGGTATATCATGGAATAATTGAGAAAGCATTGAGAAAAAACTATGACTTCTACTGGTTCGCAACCCCCTTCCCAGACTCTCTTCTCCATAAATGCCAAATTGCAGCAAAGAAATTATCTATGCTCAACAAGATCTATTCCGAGATAGATAAGATTATTAAAGACATTATATCAGCCACTGGAAACATTGTAATTGTCTCGGATCACGGGTTCAAGTATTATAGGGGGAGAATATATGTGAACAGGATCCTATACGAGGAATCATTCATTACCAAGCCTCTTACCAGCAAGGAATCAGGCTCAGTAGATACTGCCGATAAGAGCAGAGATACAAAAATGTTCCATGTAAAAGGCACATTATACAAGATAGCTTCTTCCGAGCTATTAAGACCATTCTCAAGAGCATTATTAAGAATAACAAGAAAACTATTTTCAAAACTTGGATATAATCTTGAATTAGAATATGAGACCGGAATAGATTTTACACGTTCAAAGGCTTTCATACCCGCTGATAAAGCAACAGCACCGCCTAGATTCTATATAGTATTAAACGATAAGAGTCCAGAAACTATTAATAAATTAAAGATGGCCCTTAGGAAATATAACATAACAGTTAAACATCCCCAAGAAGTATTCGAGGGGCCCTATGTAAACAGGGCTCCTGGACTAGTTATAATCCCCGGTCCAGATGATGATAAAGTTATAGTGTCCGGAACAATATATTCGAAGAAGATCTCTAATAGAGGTATAGCATCCCATGCTAGATATGGCATATTTGGTGCATATTTCGAAGACAACATGTTTAACCTAGACTTACTGCCGAATCCTGTTCCCAACACTATACCGGCACCGATCGCTTTATTGTTCTTGGGATACCCGATAAGTCATTTAACCGATCATATAGGGTTATTGGAGAAAATAGCGGGGAGTGTGAGGACAGTTAATGTTGTTGGTAGGTGGAGGATGTATAAGAAACTATATTCTCTGAGAACTAGGATGCTTAAACAATAA
- a CDS encoding glycosyltransferase family A protein, translated as MKVLVGIPTYGNVRFGYTIRETLEGLVNQTFKDFRVLIVYKPMKDDKTLDVVSEYSDKLDVEVLVQRNGYFVDAVNMILEVARDYDITLTTDDDAIPGPKWVAEHISMHRAHEKIGVLSGLVNNSFRVEIGSGNKFLAFIKKISGFYTPLFKDYIERGYIGYINDIGLSVINPSYDYEYVKHRDKIYGPPIGVNMSFKSRLLDNFGLPPYSIKGLHNENLLATYYLIKYKMYSSIFRGANVIHLERESLSRAKSKEELCKLLAEHCLLPYGLYSIGVKVNMRKLKLYSLIKPLYSRLKETYRYDGCLYGIRLAIEAIENNYTPLEVRNKLKNSIYNKCKVNL; from the coding sequence ATGAAGGTGCTTGTCGGCATTCCTACATATGGTAATGTGAGGTTTGGATACACTATTAGGGAAACTCTTGAGGGACTAGTTAATCAGACATTTAAGGATTTCAGGGTTCTCATAGTATATAAACCTATGAAGGATGATAAAACCTTGGATGTAGTGTCTGAGTATAGTGATAAATTAGATGTAGAAGTTCTTGTTCAGAGAAATGGGTATTTTGTTGATGCTGTTAATATGATCTTGGAGGTGGCTAGGGATTATGATATAACTCTGACTACTGATGATGATGCAATACCAGGACCTAAATGGGTCGCAGAACACATTAGTATGCATCGTGCACATGAAAAAATAGGTGTTCTCTCAGGCTTAGTGAATAATTCGTTTCGTGTAGAAATAGGGTCTGGAAATAAATTTTTGGCCTTTATTAAGAAAATAAGTGGGTTTTATACTCCTCTTTTTAAGGACTATATTGAGCGTGGATATATTGGGTATATAAATGATATAGGTTTATCGGTTATTAATCCTAGCTACGATTATGAATATGTGAAACATAGAGATAAAATATATGGTCCACCAATAGGAGTTAACATGAGTTTTAAAAGCAGGCTTTTAGACAACTTTGGTCTTCCTCCTTATAGTATTAAGGGCTTACATAATGAAAATTTGCTTGCAACTTATTATTTAATAAAGTATAAGATGTATTCTTCGATATTTAGAGGTGCTAATGTTATCCATTTAGAGAGAGAATCATTATCTAGAGCAAAATCAAAGGAAGAGTTATGTAAGCTTTTAGCCGAGCACTGTCTTCTACCTTATGGACTTTATAGTATTGGGGTCAAAGTTAATATGAGAAAACTAAAGTTGTATTCATTGATCAAACCCCTATATTCAAGGTTGAAGGAAACGTATCGTTATGATGGATGCTTGTATGGGATTAGATTAGCTATTGAAGCTATAGAGAATAATTATACACCATTAGAGGTAAGGAATAAATTAAAAAATTCAATCTATAATAAATGCAAAGTAAACTTATAA